The following coding sequences are from one Geothrix sp. window:
- a CDS encoding DODA-type extradiol aromatic ring-opening family dioxygenase, translating into MSATPLPSVFLAHGSPMLALDGEAWGEAVSALGRRLPPLRAILVCSAHWEAAGPFRLSSAATPGIMHDFGGFPEALYGLDYPAPGSPELAGEAAGLLREAGLEAVLDAQRPLDHGAWVPLRYLSPAAAVPVVQLSLPRPRTPELLLAAGRALAPLRSRGVLILGSGGIVHNLGRLDWQGAAEPRPWAVAFQHWVHERLAAGDLAALADWRQAPGAAESVPTSEHLDPLFVAAAGGTSPEAIFEGWQLGSLSLTSYEFP; encoded by the coding sequence ATGAGCGCGACACCCCTCCCCTCCGTGTTTCTGGCCCATGGCTCCCCCATGCTCGCCCTGGATGGAGAGGCCTGGGGTGAGGCGGTCTCGGCCCTGGGCCGGCGCCTGCCACCCCTTCGCGCCATCCTCGTCTGCTCGGCCCACTGGGAGGCAGCCGGTCCGTTCCGGCTGTCCTCGGCCGCGACTCCCGGCATCATGCATGATTTCGGCGGCTTTCCGGAGGCCCTGTACGGGCTGGACTACCCGGCACCCGGATCTCCAGAGCTGGCCGGCGAGGCAGCCGGATTGCTGCGGGAGGCGGGCCTGGAGGCGGTGCTGGATGCCCAGCGCCCCCTGGACCACGGGGCCTGGGTGCCCCTCCGCTACCTGAGTCCGGCTGCCGCCGTCCCGGTGGTGCAGCTGTCCCTGCCCCGTCCCCGCACACCGGAGCTGCTGCTGGCCGCGGGCCGGGCCCTGGCGCCGCTCCGCAGCCGCGGAGTGCTGATCCTGGGGAGCGGCGGGATCGTCCACAACCTCGGCCGCCTGGACTGGCAGGGGGCCGCGGAACCCCGGCCCTGGGCCGTGGCCTTCCAGCACTGGGTCCACGAGCGGCTGGCCGCCGGGGACCTGGCGGCCTTGGCGGATTGGCGACAGGCCCCGGGCGCCGCGGAATCCGTACCCACCTCCGAGCACCTGGACCCGCTCTTCGTGGCGGCGGCCGGGGGAACTTCCCCGGAAGCCATCTTCGAGGGCTGGCAGCTGGGCAGCCTCAGCCTGACGAGCTACGAGTTTCCCTAG
- a CDS encoding ABC transporter permease: MWNRIKALVWKEFLQLRRDRLTLAFTLGMPLMQLVIFGLAINYDVKHMPAVVLDESQSQESRSFVDGLVATQYFDVKVEVRSETDLRNAIDRGRAQVGVWFPPDYARRIRSGQTGEVMIIVDGSSPTTASSAMATASGVGQLRNTQLLFDRMGYGGAAKPVMPVEVRIRPWYNPDLRSPTFIVPGLVGVILSMTCVMFASGAIVREKERGTLDQVLVTPVTPLELFAGKVIPVVGMAYAQMTVLFGTAHLFFKVPVAGSVLLLYAMAGLFIIPMLGIGIRISTIAQTQAQSGQMSMLTILPFIFLSGYIFPREGMPLPFYLIGELMPLTHFIIIIRAIVLRGVGLEAFWPEVLKLLALTGIIWTVAIRSMKRAEA; the protein is encoded by the coding sequence ATGTGGAACCGCATCAAGGCCCTGGTCTGGAAAGAGTTCCTGCAGCTCCGGCGGGACCGCCTGACCCTCGCCTTCACCCTGGGCATGCCGCTCATGCAGCTCGTCATCTTCGGGCTCGCCATCAACTACGACGTCAAGCACATGCCCGCCGTGGTCCTGGACGAATCCCAGAGCCAGGAGAGCCGCAGCTTCGTGGACGGCCTGGTGGCCACCCAGTACTTCGACGTGAAGGTCGAGGTGCGTTCCGAGACGGACCTCCGGAACGCCATCGACCGCGGCAGGGCCCAGGTCGGCGTCTGGTTCCCCCCCGACTACGCCCGCCGCATCCGCTCCGGCCAGACCGGGGAAGTGATGATCATCGTGGACGGCTCCAGCCCCACGACGGCTTCCAGCGCCATGGCGACCGCCTCGGGCGTAGGCCAGCTCCGGAACACCCAGCTGCTCTTCGACCGCATGGGCTATGGCGGCGCGGCCAAGCCCGTGATGCCGGTCGAGGTCCGGATCCGCCCCTGGTACAACCCGGACCTGCGCAGCCCCACCTTCATTGTCCCGGGCCTTGTGGGCGTCATCCTCTCCATGACGTGCGTCATGTTCGCGTCCGGCGCCATCGTGCGGGAGAAGGAGCGCGGGACGCTGGACCAGGTCCTGGTGACGCCGGTGACGCCCCTGGAGCTCTTCGCCGGCAAGGTCATTCCCGTCGTGGGCATGGCCTATGCCCAGATGACCGTCCTCTTCGGCACCGCCCATCTCTTCTTCAAGGTGCCCGTGGCCGGCTCGGTCCTGCTCCTCTATGCCATGGCCGGACTGTTCATCATCCCCATGCTGGGCATCGGGATCCGCATCTCCACCATCGCCCAGACCCAGGCCCAGAGTGGCCAGATGAGCATGCTGACGATCCTGCCCTTCATCTTCCTCAGCGGGTACATCTTCCCCCGCGAAGGCATGCCCCTGCCCTTCTACCTGATCGGTGAGCTCATGCCGCTCACCCATTTCATCATCATCATCCGGGCCATCGTGCTGCGCGGCGTGGGCCTCGAAGCCTTCTGGCCCGAGGTCCTGAAGCTGCTGGCCCTCACCGGCATCATCTGGACCGTGGCCATCCGGAGCATGAAGCGGGCCGAAGCCTAG